In one window of Duganella dendranthematis DNA:
- a CDS encoding Hcp family type VI secretion system effector translates to MAIDVYLYIDGIKGESNDDRHKDWIECKSVSFGVEQPKSATASTGGGHTAERCEHRDIVLSKLADLSSPILLQTCSAGRTIPKARFEFMRADAQGERVKYFEIEIENVLIGAVAPSVEEGDILTEDVALKFSKIKWKYTQQKISGGAGGNTSGGWDLSANRIV, encoded by the coding sequence ATGGCAATCGACGTTTATCTGTACATTGATGGCATCAAGGGCGAATCGAATGACGATCGCCACAAGGACTGGATCGAGTGCAAATCGGTCAGCTTCGGCGTGGAGCAGCCTAAGTCCGCTACCGCCTCCACCGGCGGCGGCCACACGGCGGAACGTTGCGAGCATCGCGACATCGTCCTCTCCAAGCTGGCCGATTTGTCCTCGCCCATCCTGCTGCAAACCTGCTCGGCGGGCCGCACCATTCCCAAGGCGCGGTTTGAATTCATGCGTGCCGATGCCCAGGGCGAACGGGTTAAATACTTCGAGATCGAAATCGAGAATGTGCTGATCGGCGCGGTGGCGCCGTCGGTGGAAGAGGGCGACATCCTGACCGAAGACGTGGCGCTCAAATTCTCCAAGATCAAGTGGAAGTACACGCAGCAGAAAATCAGTGGTGGCGCCGGTGGCAACACCTCCGGCGGCTGGGATCTCTCCGCCAACCGCATCGTCTAA
- the tssC gene encoding type VI secretion system contractile sheath large subunit translates to MSAQLNQEAQAAPLAEGDSLLDQIVEKSKVAKSSVEHDRAKDIITELVDQVLEGAVVVSNNLSATLDARVAELDRLISTQLSAIMHAPAFQKLEQSWTGLHYLVKNSASSSGLKIRMLNATKRELVKDFQSALEFDQSCMFKKVYEEEFGTFGGAPYAALLGDFEISRQPEDMYFIEQMSHVAAASHAPFISAASPELFGLESYGDLARPRDLSKVFDTVEYAKWKAFRESEDSRYVGLTLPRFLGRLPFNPVDGTTVEGFNFVEEVDGTDHHKYLWCNAAYAFGAKLTKAFGDFGWCAAIRGVEGGGLVDDLPTHTFKTDEGEVALKCPTEVAITDRREKELSDLGFISLVHCKNTSYAAFFGAQSAQKAKKYSSEAANANAVLSSQLQYIFAVSRIAHYMKAMMRDKVGSFAAASNVEDFLNRWLMKYVLLDDNASQEQKAQFPLREASVQVHEVVGRPGVYRAVSFLRPHFQLDEISVSLRLVAELPQSTNH, encoded by the coding sequence ATGTCCGCTCAACTTAACCAGGAAGCGCAGGCCGCGCCGCTGGCCGAAGGCGATAGCCTGCTGGACCAGATAGTCGAAAAAAGCAAGGTCGCCAAGTCCAGCGTGGAACACGACCGCGCCAAGGACATCATCACAGAGCTGGTCGATCAGGTGCTGGAGGGCGCGGTGGTGGTTTCCAACAACCTGTCGGCGACGCTGGACGCACGTGTCGCGGAACTGGACCGCCTGATCTCCACGCAACTGAGCGCCATCATGCATGCGCCGGCGTTCCAGAAGCTGGAGCAAAGCTGGACCGGTCTGCATTATCTGGTGAAGAACTCCGCCAGCAGCTCGGGCCTGAAAATCCGCATGCTCAACGCCACCAAGCGTGAGTTGGTGAAGGACTTCCAGTCCGCGCTGGAATTTGACCAGAGCTGCATGTTCAAGAAAGTTTACGAGGAAGAATTCGGTACCTTCGGCGGCGCGCCGTATGCCGCGCTGCTGGGCGATTTTGAAATCTCGCGCCAGCCGGAGGATATGTACTTCATCGAGCAGATGTCGCACGTGGCGGCGGCCTCGCATGCGCCGTTCATCAGCGCTGCCTCACCCGAACTGTTTGGGCTGGAAAGCTACGGCGACCTGGCGCGGCCGCGCGATCTGTCGAAAGTGTTCGACACCGTGGAATACGCCAAGTGGAAGGCCTTCCGCGAATCCGAAGACTCGCGCTATGTCGGCCTGACGTTGCCGCGCTTCCTCGGCCGCCTGCCTTTCAATCCCGTCGACGGCACCACGGTGGAAGGCTTCAACTTTGTGGAAGAAGTGGACGGCACCGATCACCACAAATATTTGTGGTGCAACGCTGCCTACGCATTCGGCGCCAAGTTGACCAAGGCTTTCGGCGATTTCGGCTGGTGTGCGGCGATTCGTGGCGTGGAGGGCGGTGGCCTGGTGGACGACCTGCCCACGCACACCTTCAAGACCGACGAAGGCGAAGTGGCGCTCAAGTGCCCGACCGAAGTCGCCATCACCGACCGCCGCGAGAAGGAACTGAGTGACCTCGGCTTCATCTCGCTGGTTCACTGCAAGAACACCTCGTACGCCGCCTTCTTCGGTGCGCAGTCGGCGCAGAAGGCCAAGAAGTACAGCAGCGAGGCGGCCAACGCCAACGCCGTGCTGTCGTCGCAGCTGCAATACATCTTTGCCGTTTCGCGCATCGCGCACTACATGAAGGCCATGATGCGCGACAAGGTCGGCAGCTTTGCCGCCGCCTCCAATGTCGAGGACTTTCTCAATCGCTGGCTGATGAAGTATGTGCTGCTGGACGATAACGCCAGCCAGGAACAGAAGGCGCAGTTCCCGCTGCGCGAAGCATCGGTGCAGGTGCACGAAGTGGTCGGGCGGCCGGGCGTGTACCGCGCGGTGTCCTTCCTGCGGCCGCACTTCCAGCTCGACGAGATCTCCGTTTCCCTCCGTCTGGTCGCGGAGCTGCCGCAATCGACCAACCACTAA
- the tssB gene encoding type VI secretion system contractile sheath small subunit — MAKGDSIQKRLTKVRPPRVQMTYDVEIGDAMENKELPFVVGVVGDFGGNSEVEKKRLKDRKFVSIDTDNFDEVLGGVAPVARFQVPNQLKGDDTSLNVELRFKAMDDFRPEAVVRQVEPLAKLLEARTKLADLRNKLAGNDKLEDILSEVLNNTGKLASLKSNKGG, encoded by the coding sequence ATGGCTAAAGGTGACAGCATTCAAAAGCGCTTGACCAAGGTACGCCCGCCGCGCGTGCAGATGACCTACGACGTGGAAATCGGCGACGCCATGGAAAACAAGGAGCTGCCATTCGTGGTTGGCGTGGTCGGCGACTTTGGCGGCAATTCGGAGGTAGAGAAGAAGCGCCTCAAGGACCGCAAGTTTGTCAGCATCGACACCGACAACTTCGATGAAGTGCTGGGCGGTGTGGCGCCGGTGGCGCGCTTCCAGGTGCCTAATCAGCTGAAGGGCGACGACACCAGTCTGAATGTCGAACTGCGCTTCAAGGCGATGGACGACTTCCGTCCGGAAGCCGTGGTGCGGCAGGTGGAACCGCTGGCCAAGCTGCTGGAGGCACGCACCAAGCTGGCCGATTTGCGCAACAAGTTGGCCGGCAACGACAAGCTGGAAGACATCCTGAGCGAGGTGCTGAATAACACCGGCAAGCTGGCCAGCCTCAAATCGAACAAGGGAGGCTGA
- a CDS encoding tetratricopeptide repeat protein, which translates to MITSRTWLPCVASLLLLTACATDGAVVRTDKPQAPPLDRALADADSALTAGHVDKAQGILKNAAASYPSDKTPWLHMAQIKFDRANYGEAILNAQEALQRDPNDKLGNSIIAVSGLRLSTRALADLSQQNNLNGSLRSEAQDLAKLLRTSLGEDVLVPTSNAARKPAASSSSSASGKKAPPTATGKSGSQTNDPFGGLK; encoded by the coding sequence ATGATCACCTCAAGAACATGGCTGCCCTGCGTCGCCAGCCTGCTGTTGCTGACAGCGTGCGCCACGGACGGCGCCGTGGTCCGAACCGATAAACCACAAGCACCGCCACTGGATCGCGCACTCGCCGACGCCGATTCCGCGCTCACCGCGGGCCATGTCGACAAGGCGCAAGGCATCCTGAAAAATGCCGCCGCCAGCTACCCGTCCGACAAGACGCCCTGGCTGCATATGGCGCAGATTAAATTCGACCGCGCCAATTACGGCGAAGCGATCCTGAACGCGCAGGAGGCGCTACAGCGCGACCCCAACGACAAGCTGGGAAACAGCATCATCGCCGTCAGTGGCTTGCGCTTGTCGACGCGCGCGCTGGCGGACCTGAGCCAGCAGAATAATCTGAACGGCTCCTTGCGCTCGGAAGCGCAGGATCTGGCCAAGCTGCTACGCACCAGCCTTGGCGAAGATGTGCTGGTGCCGACGTCGAATGCGGCGCGCAAGCCCGCCGCGTCTTCGTCGTCCTCGGCATCCGGAAAAAAAGCACCGCCCACCGCCACCGGCAAGAGCGGCAGTCAAACCAACGATCCCTTCGGCGGATTGAAATAA
- the tssK gene encoding type VI secretion system baseplate subunit TssK, which yields MSIPSKVLWGEGLFLRPQHFQQQDQYHEARLYHTACALHPYLWGVRDIRWDFDALKAGKLRLEALSLIFRDGEIVDAPASAPLPQTVDLSRISASVLEVTWYAALPSLSANGGNAASHDEHHAGPRYGQASREVPDLYTQAVEADVSFLLSAVRLMSDLEPLGAFECVPLMRLRRVVTGGFEQDPSFIPPGLSVASAPALKAMLDRLLDALQAKVQSLQGHMREPSRNVIEFRSGDVSSFWLLHTVSTSAAALMHYVRNPELHPERLFEALLALAGAMMTYSKQYTLIDLPGYLHEDPAQCFAALDHIIRDLLDTVISTKYFSIALTEEKPSYHLGKLDSGKIDQRTTLYLAVSAALPALELVEVVPLRVKVGAPDDVEKCVLSAMPGVKLTHAPQVPAAIPLQPDTYYFALEGKGMLYEQMLKAQSISIYVPSGIRDLRLNLIAVTA from the coding sequence ATGAGCATTCCATCCAAGGTGTTGTGGGGCGAAGGTTTGTTCCTGCGGCCGCAGCATTTCCAGCAGCAGGACCAGTATCACGAAGCGCGCCTTTACCACACTGCATGCGCGCTGCATCCGTATCTGTGGGGCGTACGCGATATCCGTTGGGACTTCGACGCACTCAAGGCCGGCAAGCTGCGGTTGGAAGCCTTGTCGCTGATCTTCCGTGATGGCGAGATTGTCGATGCACCGGCCAGCGCGCCGCTGCCGCAGACTGTGGACCTGAGCCGCATTTCCGCCAGCGTGCTGGAAGTGACGTGGTACGCCGCCCTGCCTTCACTCTCTGCAAACGGCGGCAATGCGGCGTCACATGACGAGCATCACGCCGGGCCGCGTTACGGCCAGGCCAGCCGCGAAGTGCCGGACCTGTACACGCAGGCGGTGGAGGCAGACGTTAGCTTTCTGCTCAGCGCGGTGCGGCTGATGTCTGATCTGGAGCCGCTGGGCGCCTTCGAATGCGTGCCGTTGATGCGGCTGCGGCGCGTGGTGACGGGCGGCTTTGAGCAAGATCCGTCGTTCATTCCGCCAGGCCTGTCGGTGGCCAGCGCGCCGGCCCTGAAAGCCATGCTGGATCGCTTGCTGGACGCGCTACAGGCCAAGGTGCAGTCGCTGCAAGGCCATATGCGTGAGCCGAGCCGCAATGTGATCGAATTCCGCTCCGGCGACGTCTCCTCATTCTGGCTGCTGCACACGGTCAGCACGTCGGCGGCCGCATTGATGCACTACGTCCGCAACCCCGAGCTGCATCCCGAACGCCTGTTTGAAGCGCTGCTCGCACTGGCGGGGGCGATGATGACCTACTCCAAGCAGTACACACTGATCGACCTGCCGGGCTACCTGCATGAAGACCCGGCGCAATGCTTTGCGGCGCTGGACCACATCATCCGCGACCTGCTGGACACGGTCATCTCCACCAAATACTTCTCGATTGCGCTGACCGAAGAGAAGCCCAGCTACCACCTAGGCAAACTCGATTCCGGAAAAATCGACCAGCGCACTACGCTGTACCTCGCCGTCAGCGCCGCGCTGCCTGCGCTGGAGCTGGTGGAGGTGGTACCGTTGCGCGTCAAAGTCGGCGCGCCGGACGATGTGGAGAAATGCGTGCTGTCGGCCATGCCTGGCGTGAAGTTGACCCACGCGCCACAAGTGCCGGCGGCGATTCCGTTGCAACCGGACACCTACTACTTCGCACTGGAGGGAAAAGGCATGCTGTATGAACAAATGCTCAAAGCGCAGTCGATCTCGATCTACGTGCCATCCGGCATACGCGACCTGCGCCTCAACCTGATCGCGGTGACAGCATGA
- the icmH gene encoding type IVB secretion system protein IcmH/DotU, which yields MTPPVERRANPTLMGGQRKQIQPGYGHVQTLLDLLQEGFYLLFMLKNGSVPPGEAPFLDTITAYLAEFDREARKMRAQGEDIDAAKYAYCAALDEIILSSQFPMRLAWERRPLQLVIFGDQLAGEHFFDRLEALRGAGGARLPALQVFHMCLLIGFRGKHALDASDKLSYLTARLGDEIAHMQGKSKGFAPQAERPDQIVHKLRSNTPLWAVSAVFGVIALGAYIGLESSLSHSTQESLAGYSDLVKLAPRPAYVTITLP from the coding sequence ATGACGCCGCCCGTCGAACGCCGCGCCAATCCAACGCTGATGGGCGGTCAGCGCAAACAGATCCAGCCAGGATACGGCCATGTGCAAACGCTGCTCGATCTGCTGCAGGAGGGCTTCTACCTGCTGTTCATGCTAAAGAACGGCAGCGTGCCGCCGGGCGAAGCGCCCTTCCTCGACACCATCACCGCGTATCTGGCGGAATTCGATCGTGAAGCCCGCAAGATGCGCGCGCAGGGCGAGGATATTGACGCCGCCAAATACGCCTACTGCGCAGCGCTGGATGAAATCATCCTGTCGTCGCAGTTCCCAATGCGGCTGGCGTGGGAGCGGCGTCCACTGCAACTGGTGATCTTCGGCGACCAGTTGGCAGGTGAGCACTTCTTCGATCGTCTGGAAGCCCTGCGCGGTGCCGGCGGTGCGCGGCTGCCCGCGCTTCAGGTATTTCATATGTGCCTGCTGATCGGCTTTCGCGGCAAGCATGCGCTGGATGCCAGCGACAAGCTGTCCTACCTGACGGCGCGGCTGGGCGATGAAATCGCGCACATGCAAGGCAAGAGCAAAGGCTTTGCGCCGCAGGCGGAACGGCCGGACCAGATCGTGCACAAGCTGCGTTCCAACACGCCACTATGGGCGGTGTCCGCCGTGTTTGGGGTGATTGCGCTGGGTGCATACATTGGGCTGGAGTCGTCGTTGTCGCATAGCACGCAGGAATCGCTGGCGGGGTATTCGGACCTTGTCAAGCTGGCGCCGCGCCCGGCCTACGTCACCATCACGCTGCCTTGA
- a CDS encoding OmpA family protein, whose amino-acid sequence MRKTIMTTALLLAATCATAQTPGQIVVTGAVPDEASKAALLAQVRALYGTERVVDQVNIAQVSLPPNWNGYVQKLISPNLKLISKGELKIDGTNITVRGEVSNEAQRQQIASDIATSLNPSYTVNNGLRVSAAEQNLLDETLAKRIIEFDSGKATLTPSGQGILDDMAAALQKVKGKKVEVIGHTDNVGLRDSNLALSQARAEAVRTYLAGKGISQDMVMVSGQGPDRPVAENTTAEGRSRNRRIEFRVAQ is encoded by the coding sequence ATGCGCAAGACGATAATGACGACCGCGTTGCTGCTGGCGGCAACGTGCGCCACAGCGCAAACACCAGGCCAGATCGTGGTAACCGGCGCCGTGCCGGATGAAGCCAGCAAGGCCGCGCTGCTGGCGCAGGTGCGCGCCTTGTACGGCACGGAGCGCGTGGTCGACCAGGTGAACATCGCCCAGGTGTCGCTGCCGCCCAACTGGAACGGCTACGTGCAAAAGTTGATCAGCCCCAATCTGAAATTAATCAGCAAGGGGGAGCTGAAAATCGACGGCACTAACATTACCGTGCGCGGTGAAGTCTCCAACGAGGCGCAGAGGCAGCAGATCGCCAGTGACATCGCCACCAGCCTCAATCCCAGCTACACCGTCAACAACGGTCTGCGCGTGAGCGCCGCCGAGCAAAACCTGCTGGACGAAACGCTGGCCAAGCGCATCATCGAATTCGATAGCGGTAAAGCGACGCTGACGCCATCGGGGCAAGGCATACTGGATGATATGGCGGCCGCGCTGCAAAAGGTAAAAGGCAAGAAGGTGGAAGTCATCGGCCACACCGACAACGTCGGTCTGCGCGACAGCAATCTGGCACTGAGCCAGGCCCGCGCCGAGGCGGTGCGCACCTATCTGGCGGGGAAGGGCATCAGTCAGGATATGGTGATGGTGTCCGGTCAGGGACCTGATCGCCCGGTGGCCGAGAACACCACGGCGGAAGGCCGTTCGCGCAACCGCCGTATCGAATTCCGCGTGGCGCAGTAG
- the tagF gene encoding type VI secretion system-associated protein TagF codes for MKLRAQTARIGYFGKLPTRADFIKAADNLALASLLDDWLAEVMNLLSTDPRWKLNYDAMPPLDFAFVGTRSRRAIAGHLAASSDLSTRRYPFLSMSAIEVDDPPRFVPNSPLILAPLWEELHLLTADVMDSPEPEAPLQTLATTRIDIDTTDGQHAQSFLDFLDRHTITALEAMLASTCMRRTILAIGLLLQPIRRSGAERLDKSLVLPLPQSSRQRYLVAAFWLDLIIPFLQQADFELSLFLADLRGKPSLIIGFGGAAPETLAAIIDPVSAPEHQVSFDYAGWVDELIAGDARVQKLSAYLEQGQLSLRSTQALFHETFV; via the coding sequence ATGAAGCTCAGGGCGCAAACGGCGCGCATAGGCTACTTCGGCAAGCTGCCCACACGCGCTGACTTCATCAAGGCGGCCGACAACCTGGCGCTGGCCAGCCTGCTGGACGACTGGCTGGCCGAAGTCATGAACCTCCTCAGCACCGACCCGCGCTGGAAACTCAACTACGACGCCATGCCGCCACTGGACTTTGCCTTTGTCGGCACGCGCAGCCGGCGCGCCATCGCCGGCCACCTGGCCGCCAGCAGCGACCTGTCAACGCGCCGCTATCCCTTCCTCAGCATGAGCGCCATCGAAGTAGACGACCCGCCGCGCTTCGTCCCCAATAGCCCATTGATACTGGCGCCGCTGTGGGAAGAACTGCACCTGCTGACCGCCGACGTCATGGACTCCCCAGAGCCGGAGGCACCGCTACAAACGCTTGCCACCACCCGCATAGACATCGACACCACCGACGGCCAGCACGCGCAAAGCTTCCTCGACTTCCTCGACCGCCATACCATCACCGCGCTGGAAGCCATGCTAGCTAGCACCTGCATGCGCCGCACGATACTGGCCATCGGTCTGTTGTTGCAGCCGATACGCCGCAGCGGCGCGGAACGGCTGGATAAAAGCCTGGTGTTGCCACTACCGCAGTCCTCGCGCCAGCGCTACCTGGTGGCCGCCTTCTGGCTAGACCTGATCATCCCATTCCTGCAACAAGCCGATTTTGAATTGAGCCTGTTCCTTGCAGACCTGCGCGGAAAGCCATCGCTGATCATCGGCTTCGGTGGCGCCGCACCCGAAACACTGGCCGCCATCATCGATCCCGTCAGCGCACCTGAACACCAGGTCAGCTTCGATTACGCCGGCTGGGTCGATGAACTGATCGCCGGCGACGCTCGCGTGCAAAAGCTCTCCGCCTATCTGGAGCAAGGCCAGCTTTCCTTACGCTCCACGCAAGCGCTTTTCCATGAAACCTTTGTCTGA
- the tssM gene encoding type VI secretion system membrane subunit TssM encodes MLRRTWSFLTDSRNLTILGLTAVAALFYLGAQVLELALMWALLAIVLMLALVGAVWWWRRWRARRESERLGEVIGKQEPSADPSAAEVKVIRDSMMKAIETIKGSKLGIVAGASALYELPWYMIIGNPAAGKSTAITNSGLQFPFADGKVLQGVGGTRNCDWFFTTEGILLDTAGRYSVQDEHRAEWFGFLDLLKKYRRRAPVNGIIIAVSIAELRGDDPEAGIQLARSLRKRVQDLIERLEVFAPVYVVFTKADLIAGFGEFFAQAERGERERVWGATMPYQRKTSSQQVMAFFDHAFDELCDGLKAMSLATMGQQRRERMEPGVFTFPLEFSTIRTPLRAFLVTLFEENPFQFKPVFRGFYFTSALQEGMPRSEQSQRVARRFALTMPDVAPLSTSGHSGFFLLNLFRKVIFADKDLVSQYASKNKVRLKYAAFFAAVLMLGASLGGWSWSYMGNRQLVSNVQADLDKVIKLQAKRLDLQSRLEALEIIQDRIEQLEKYRASRPWSLRMGLYQGDQLERKLREEYFAGVKNVMLMPVVANLETLLSEMNAHASELQPSGAGAVSAVTSTAGRQFQEASPTNVDDAYNALKSYLMLADKSHAEGSHLNDQLPRHWRAWLENNRGAMPREQMIHSAERLMTFYLAQIPDPAWPRIDPKLALVDQARENLRRVVRGMPARERVYADIRARANTRFPSMTVARMVGEQDQALVTGSYAVPGAYTRDAWEKFVQDAFRDAASRELQSTDWVLKTAARDDLTLEGSPEQIQKGLTDLYKADYAREWQKFVQGVSIANLNGFDAAVTAMNRLGDPQLSPLSKLLTALHQQTSWDNPTAISAEVKEAQTGFVNWVKYSVLRRSPAQININLPANSADKPMGPVGREFAGIGKLVAAKDKDASLMRAYMEMLSKLRGRLNQLKNQGDPGPGARQFMQQTLDGSGSELADALRYVDEQMLVGMTDTQKQAIRPILVRPLMHIFAVLIGPAETEINKTWVAQVYEPFQKTLAPKYPFSPDARTEAASAEIAQFFGPDGAVAKFATTTLGTLVLRRGDVLAPRTWADMGISLSPQMVLRFPSWIAPLAAGGVASSQSGPQTVFQIQPMPASGTLEYTVEIDGQQLRYRNTPAQWANMVHPSPQGAPGARITAVAMDGRSVDIFNEPGQFGLKRMIDTATKQKRDGGVFELRWSSGVITVAMGLKIISSPESAASASPDQGFRGMRLPETIVGGPPATTTATAPPAAAGASPAAFMPAAGATPTAPATLAPAAPTGATQ; translated from the coding sequence ATGCTGCGCAGAACCTGGAGCTTCCTCACCGATAGCCGCAATCTCACCATCCTCGGCCTGACGGCGGTGGCGGCCTTGTTCTACCTCGGCGCGCAAGTGCTGGAATTGGCGCTGATGTGGGCGCTGCTGGCCATCGTCCTGATGCTGGCGCTGGTCGGCGCCGTGTGGTGGTGGCGCCGCTGGCGCGCGCGGCGCGAGTCGGAGCGGCTGGGAGAGGTCATCGGCAAGCAGGAGCCGTCCGCCGATCCCTCCGCGGCCGAGGTCAAGGTCATCCGCGACAGCATGATGAAGGCGATCGAGACGATCAAGGGATCGAAGCTGGGCATCGTCGCCGGCGCGAGCGCCCTGTATGAGCTGCCGTGGTACATGATCATCGGGAATCCGGCGGCCGGCAAGAGCACGGCCATCACCAACTCCGGCTTGCAGTTCCCCTTCGCTGACGGCAAGGTGCTGCAAGGCGTGGGCGGCACGCGCAACTGCGACTGGTTCTTCACCACCGAAGGCATTTTGCTCGACACGGCCGGCCGCTATTCGGTGCAGGACGAGCATCGCGCCGAGTGGTTCGGCTTTCTGGATCTGCTGAAGAAGTACCGCCGTCGCGCGCCGGTCAACGGCATCATCATCGCGGTCAGCATCGCGGAGCTGCGCGGCGACGATCCGGAAGCCGGCATCCAGCTGGCGCGCAGCCTGCGCAAGCGGGTGCAGGATCTGATCGAGCGGCTGGAGGTATTTGCGCCGGTGTACGTGGTGTTCACCAAGGCCGATCTGATTGCGGGCTTTGGCGAATTCTTCGCCCAGGCCGAGCGCGGGGAGCGAGAGCGCGTATGGGGCGCGACCATGCCGTATCAGCGCAAGACCAGCAGCCAGCAGGTGATGGCATTCTTCGACCATGCCTTCGATGAGCTGTGCGATGGCTTGAAGGCGATGAGTCTCGCCACCATGGGCCAGCAGCGGCGCGAGCGCATGGAGCCTGGCGTGTTCACTTTTCCGCTGGAGTTTTCGACCATCCGCACGCCGCTGCGCGCTTTTCTGGTGACGTTGTTTGAAGAGAATCCGTTCCAGTTCAAACCTGTGTTCCGGGGCTTCTATTTCACTAGCGCGCTACAGGAGGGGATGCCGCGCAGCGAACAGTCGCAGCGCGTCGCCCGTCGCTTTGCCTTGACCATGCCTGATGTCGCGCCGTTGTCTACCTCCGGACATTCCGGCTTCTTCCTGCTTAACCTGTTCCGCAAGGTGATCTTCGCGGACAAGGATCTGGTGTCGCAGTACGCCAGCAAGAACAAGGTGCGCTTGAAATATGCGGCTTTCTTTGCGGCGGTGCTGATGCTTGGCGCATCGCTGGGCGGATGGAGTTGGTCGTACATGGGAAATCGCCAGTTGGTCAGCAATGTGCAGGCGGACCTGGACAAGGTGATCAAGCTGCAGGCCAAGCGGCTGGACCTGCAATCGCGGCTGGAGGCGCTGGAGATTATCCAGGACCGCATCGAGCAGCTGGAGAAATATCGCGCATCGCGTCCGTGGTCTTTGCGCATGGGGCTTTATCAGGGCGACCAGCTGGAGCGCAAGCTGCGCGAGGAATACTTCGCCGGCGTGAAGAACGTGATGCTGATGCCGGTGGTGGCCAATCTGGAAACGCTGCTGTCGGAGATGAACGCGCATGCGTCCGAGTTGCAGCCATCCGGCGCCGGTGCTGTGTCTGCGGTTACGTCGACGGCAGGACGCCAGTTCCAGGAGGCCTCGCCCACCAATGTCGATGACGCCTACAACGCGCTGAAAAGTTACCTGATGCTGGCCGATAAATCGCATGCTGAAGGCAGTCACCTGAATGACCAATTGCCGCGTCACTGGCGCGCATGGCTGGAAAACAATCGCGGCGCCATGCCGCGTGAGCAGATGATCCACAGCGCCGAGCGGCTGATGACGTTCTATCTGGCGCAGATTCCTGATCCGGCTTGGCCGCGCATCGATCCGAAGCTGGCGCTGGTCGACCAGGCGCGCGAAAACCTGCGGCGCGTGGTGCGCGGCATGCCGGCGCGGGAGCGCGTCTACGCCGACATCCGTGCCCGTGCCAACACGCGATTTCCATCGATGACGGTGGCGCGCATGGTCGGCGAGCAGGATCAGGCCCTGGTCACAGGTAGCTACGCAGTCCCTGGCGCCTACACCCGCGACGCCTGGGAGAAGTTCGTGCAGGACGCTTTTCGCGATGCCGCCAGCCGCGAACTGCAGAGCACAGACTGGGTGCTGAAGACCGCCGCGCGTGATGACCTGACGCTGGAAGGCAGTCCCGAACAGATCCAGAAAGGGCTGACCGATTTGTACAAGGCCGATTACGCGCGCGAGTGGCAGAAGTTTGTGCAAGGCGTCAGCATCGCCAACCTGAATGGCTTTGACGCGGCGGTGACGGCGATGAACCGTCTCGGCGATCCGCAGTTGTCACCGCTATCCAAGCTGCTGACGGCATTGCATCAGCAAACCTCCTGGGATAATCCGACGGCGATCAGCGCGGAGGTGAAGGAGGCGCAGACGGGCTTTGTCAACTGGGTGAAATACAGCGTGCTGCGGCGCTCACCGGCGCAGATCAATATCAACCTGCCGGCCAATTCGGCAGATAAGCCGATGGGACCAGTGGGGCGGGAGTTCGCCGGCATCGGCAAGCTAGTGGCGGCCAAGGATAAGGATGCATCACTGATGCGCGCCTACATGGAGATGCTGTCCAAGCTACGCGGCAGACTCAATCAGCTGAAGAACCAGGGCGATCCCGGACCCGGCGCGCGCCAGTTCATGCAGCAGACTTTGGACGGCAGCGGCTCGGAACTGGCCGACGCACTGCGCTACGTCGATGAGCAAATGTTGGTGGGGATGACGGATACGCAGAAGCAGGCGATTCGCCCCATCCTGGTGCGGCCGTTGATGCACATCTTTGCGGTACTGATCGGCCCAGCAGAGACGGAGATTAACAAGACGTGGGTGGCGCAGGTGTATGAGCCATTCCAGAAAACGCTGGCGCCCAAATATCCGTTTTCGCCGGATGCGCGGACCGAGGCAGCCAGCGCGGAGATCGCGCAGTTCTTTGGACCGGATGGCGCGGTCGCCAAGTTTGCCACCACCACGCTTGGCACGCTGGTGCTGCGACGGGGCGATGTGCTGGCGCCGCGCACCTGGGCGGATATGGGTATTTCGCTGTCGCCGCAGATGGTGCTGCGCTTCCCCAGTTGGATCGCGCCTCTGGCGGCGGGTGGCGTAGCCTCATCGCAGTCCGGCCCGCAGACGGTGTTCCAGATCCAGCCGATGCCGGCGAGCGGCACGCTGGAGTACACGGTGGAGATCGACGGCCAGCAGCTGCGCTACCGGAATACGCCGGCACAGTGGGCCAATATGGTTCATCCGAGTCCGCAGGGAGCGCCGGGTGCGCGCATCACGGCGGTGGCGATGGATGGACGTAGCGTGGATATCTTCAATGAGCCGGGACAGTTTGGATTGAAGCGCATGATCGACACGGCGACCAAGCAGAAACGCGACGGCGGCGTATTTGAGCTGCGCTGGAGCAGCGGCGTGATTACCGTGGCGATGGGGCTCAAGATCATCAGCAGCCCGGAAAGCGCCGCCAGCGCGTCGCCGGATCAAGGCTTCCGTGGCATGCGGCTGCCGGAGACCATCGTCGGCGGACCGCCGGCTACGACCACCGCCACCGCACCCCCAGCCGCAGCGGGGGCATCGCCCGCTGCCTTCATGCCGGCCGCTGGCGCTACGCCGACCGCACCGGCGACGCTGGCGCCTGCTGCGCCAACGGGAGCGACGCAATGA